From the genome of Varibaculum prostatecancerukia, one region includes:
- a CDS encoding LCP family protein has translation MSSHKKSAKTYLGRIRHAVNPPYPRRLLRGVISALVFALSFSLTGAFLVYHDLSSRVNNISTAKKLGRTPPDSYSGRPINILIIGSDSRTGEDNQALINDGSEGERSDTAMVMHISKDRSHVNVVSIPRDLIVDVPACEHKDGTQSRPQRVQFNWAYSIGGEDGDRTSAVLCTWKTVEKLSGMRIDESVVVDFSGFASMIDALGGINVYIPTEIHDQRNSGLELEPGCVHFDGKQALGYARVRHGVQGSDGSDLQRIERQQAVMGIMMRTALQKNMLTSLNQLYDFIGSGLSSLSISDGISSVSEMAGLGWSLQSLKPENLRFVTLPVYPAPNDPNRVIVNANEIRPIWDTFINDTPLPAGIEVRDANGKVYTIEAETSTSPSTSSSGESATKSPEPTTSSSSSQNNGDATSSQKPNDDLVELQRKCEAKK, from the coding sequence GTGAGTTCGCACAAGAAAAGCGCAAAAACCTACCTAGGGCGCATCCGTCACGCTGTTAATCCGCCCTACCCGCGTAGGCTGCTGCGGGGGGTAATCAGTGCCTTAGTGTTCGCCCTATCCTTCTCTCTCACCGGGGCTTTCTTGGTTTACCACGACCTATCTAGTCGTGTGAACAATATCAGCACTGCCAAGAAGTTAGGACGTACTCCGCCTGATTCTTATAGTGGGCGTCCTATCAACATTTTGATTATTGGTTCTGATTCTCGCACCGGGGAAGACAATCAGGCTCTAATCAACGATGGCAGCGAGGGAGAGCGATCCGATACTGCCATGGTTATGCATATTTCCAAGGATCGTTCCCATGTAAACGTAGTTTCGATACCCCGGGATTTAATTGTTGATGTTCCCGCTTGTGAACATAAAGACGGAACACAATCGCGACCGCAACGAGTTCAGTTTAACTGGGCATACTCCATTGGCGGTGAAGACGGTGACCGGACTTCAGCGGTTCTTTGCACTTGGAAAACCGTAGAAAAGCTTTCTGGGATGCGGATTGACGAATCAGTAGTGGTCGATTTCAGCGGATTTGCTTCCATGATCGATGCCCTGGGAGGGATTAATGTCTATATTCCCACCGAGATTCATGACCAGCGGAATTCTGGCCTAGAATTAGAACCCGGATGCGTCCATTTCGATGGTAAGCAAGCATTAGGTTATGCCCGCGTCCGACACGGAGTGCAAGGATCGGACGGTTCTGACCTGCAACGGATTGAACGGCAACAGGCGGTCATGGGGATTATGATGCGCACCGCCCTGCAAAAAAATATGTTAACCTCTCTCAATCAGCTTTACGATTTTATCGGTAGCGGCTTGAGCTCATTAAGCATTTCTGACGGGATATCTTCCGTGTCCGAAATGGCTGGTTTAGGCTGGTCATTGCAATCCTTAAAGCCAGAGAATCTCCGTTTCGTTACCCTGCCGGTATATCCTGCACCAAATGACCCCAATCGGGTGATTGTAAACGCGAATGAAATAAGACCTATCTGGGATACTTTTATCAATGACACCCCGCTACCAGCAGGAATCGAAGTTCGTGACGCTAATGGCAAGGTTTACACTATTGAAGCGGAAACCTCAACTTCCCCCTCAACCAGCTCCAGCGGTGAAAGCGCCACCAAGAGCCCTGAACCTACCACCAGTTCTTCGAGCTCCCAAAATAACGGGGATGCCACCAGTTCTCAGAAACCAAACGATGACCTAGTCGAACTGCAAAGGAAGTGCGAAGCGAAAAAATAG
- a CDS encoding uracil-DNA glycosylase, producing MSTNLEKIMHPSWAEVMNPAAPKISEMGEMLRHEGNNYLPSGGDIFRAFTYPFDQVKVLIVGQDPYPTPGNAMGLSFSVKPGVAIPKSLNNIFKELHDDLGCSVPTSGDLRPWAEQGVMLLNRVLTVTPNEAGSHRGRGWEEVTDRAISTLVARDRPLVAILWGKQAQSLAPALGNTPIVQSAHPSPLSASRGFFGSRPFSRTNSLLQQLGTSPINWQLP from the coding sequence ATGAGCACCAACCTGGAAAAGATCATGCACCCTTCCTGGGCAGAGGTAATGAATCCTGCCGCCCCGAAGATCTCCGAAATGGGCGAGATGCTGCGCCATGAAGGCAACAACTACCTTCCCTCCGGTGGGGATATTTTTCGCGCTTTCACCTACCCCTTTGATCAAGTAAAAGTGCTAATCGTGGGGCAGGATCCCTATCCGACTCCCGGGAACGCGATGGGGCTATCCTTCTCGGTAAAACCGGGAGTGGCTATCCCGAAATCTTTAAACAATATTTTTAAGGAACTCCATGACGATTTAGGGTGCTCCGTCCCCACCAGCGGAGATCTTCGCCCCTGGGCAGAGCAGGGGGTAATGCTACTAAACAGGGTTCTTACGGTTACCCCTAACGAAGCTGGCTCTCACCGCGGACGCGGATGGGAGGAGGTAACCGACCGCGCCATTTCCACTTTAGTAGCGCGAGATCGTCCGCTGGTGGCTATTCTCTGGGGCAAACAAGCTCAATCCCTAGCTCCCGCCCTTGGAAATACTCCGATTGTTCAGTCAGCGCATCCCTCGCCCCTATCGGCCTCTCGCGGATTCTTCGGATCCCGTCCTTTTTCGCGCACTAATTCTTTGCTGCAACAGCTGGGAACAAGCCCCATTAACTGGCAACTTCCATAA
- a CDS encoding LytR C-terminal domain-containing protein, whose protein sequence is MSKQEFPEDEFDALAEEGPSGAHRRPVRRWQALLPILVVLVLGPALAWGGVALMKGTGHTQTPAATKTATTTTAATPTTSPKKIAKPSESSKKETATSPTASASATNKAEARVRVLNASNRSGWAKEVADKLAADGFTNPNASNSQARGLKDSTVLYRGSQFEAAAKEAAKVAGISNVQDADSGGYQIGETDIAIYLVR, encoded by the coding sequence GTGAGTAAACAAGAGTTTCCGGAAGATGAGTTCGATGCACTGGCCGAAGAAGGCCCTTCAGGTGCTCATCGCCGCCCTGTAAGGCGCTGGCAGGCGTTGCTACCTATTCTAGTGGTGCTGGTGCTAGGACCGGCTTTGGCCTGGGGTGGGGTGGCGCTGATGAAAGGTACCGGGCATACGCAAACTCCTGCTGCCACTAAAACTGCAACCACAACTACTGCAGCGACTCCTACTACTAGCCCTAAAAAAATTGCTAAACCCAGTGAGTCTTCCAAAAAGGAAACTGCCACCAGCCCCACTGCCAGTGCTTCGGCTACGAATAAGGCGGAGGCGCGAGTGCGGGTGTTGAATGCTTCTAATCGTTCTGGCTGGGCAAAAGAGGTCGCGGATAAACTGGCGGCTGACGGTTTCACCAACCCGAATGCCAGTAATTCTCAAGCTCGCGGATTAAAGGATTCCACGGTGCTTTATCGCGGTTCCCAGTTTGAAGCTGCTGCTAAAGAGGCCGCTAAGGTTGCAGGCATCAGCAATGTGCAGGACGCCGATAGCGGCGGATATCAAATCGGGGAAACCGATATTGCCATTTATCTAGTTCGCTGA
- the groL gene encoding chaperonin GroEL (60 kDa chaperone family; promotes refolding of misfolded polypeptides especially under stressful conditions; forms two stacked rings of heptamers to form a barrel-shaped 14mer; ends can be capped by GroES; misfolded proteins enter the barrel where they are refolded when GroES binds): protein MSKIIAFDEEARRGMERGLNTLADTVKVTLGPRGRNVVLEKKWGAPTITKDGVSVAKEIELEDPYEKIGAELVKEVAKKTDDVAGDGTTTATVLAQALVREGLRNVVAGANPIALKRGIDKSVEAVVDQLHADAKEVETRDEIAATASISANDPEIGALIADAMEKVGNEGVITVEDSNSFGTHLEVTEGMRFDKGYISGYFVTDADRQEAVLEDPYILLVESKVSQIKDLLPLLEKVMSTGKPLLIIAEDVDGEALTTLVLNKIRGTFKTVAVKAPGFGDRRKAMLQDMAILTGGQVISETVGLTLENAELDMLGKARKVVVTKDETTIVEGAGAGEDIEARVKQIRQEIENTESDYDREKLQERLAKLAGGVAVIKSGAATEVEMKERKHRIEDAVRNAKAAVEEGIVAGGGVALLQSGLKALDSLKLEGDEETGASIVRVALSSPMRQIAENAGLEGSVVAERVAHLPAGQGLNAANGEYEDLLKSNIADPVKVTRSALQNAASIAGMFLTTEAVVADKPEPPAPAGGDDAAAAGMGGMY from the coding sequence ATGAGCAAGATTATTGCTTTTGATGAGGAAGCTCGTCGGGGAATGGAGCGGGGTCTGAACACCCTGGCTGACACGGTAAAAGTAACGCTGGGGCCGCGTGGTCGCAACGTAGTTTTGGAAAAGAAGTGGGGAGCTCCCACCATCACCAAAGATGGCGTGTCCGTAGCCAAGGAAATCGAACTCGAAGACCCTTACGAAAAGATTGGCGCAGAGCTAGTCAAAGAGGTCGCTAAGAAGACCGACGATGTAGCAGGTGACGGTACTACTACTGCTACCGTATTGGCGCAGGCGCTGGTACGCGAGGGGTTGCGCAACGTGGTGGCCGGGGCGAACCCGATTGCTCTAAAGCGCGGGATTGACAAGTCGGTAGAGGCAGTTGTGGATCAGCTGCACGCCGACGCCAAAGAAGTTGAGACTCGTGACGAGATCGCGGCTACCGCGTCTATCTCCGCAAATGACCCCGAGATTGGGGCTTTGATTGCGGACGCCATGGAAAAAGTGGGCAACGAAGGGGTTATCACCGTCGAGGATTCCAACTCTTTCGGCACTCACCTGGAAGTCACCGAGGGTATGCGCTTCGATAAAGGCTACATCTCTGGCTACTTCGTAACTGACGCCGATCGTCAGGAAGCGGTGCTCGAAGATCCCTACATTCTGCTGGTGGAATCGAAAGTTTCCCAGATTAAGGATCTGCTGCCGCTACTGGAAAAGGTAATGTCCACTGGCAAGCCGCTGCTGATTATTGCCGAGGACGTTGACGGAGAAGCGCTGACCACCCTGGTTCTGAACAAGATTCGTGGCACCTTCAAGACCGTAGCGGTTAAGGCTCCGGGATTCGGCGACCGCCGCAAAGCAATGCTCCAGGATATGGCGATTTTGACTGGCGGTCAGGTAATTTCCGAGACCGTGGGGCTCACCCTGGAAAACGCGGAACTGGATATGCTGGGCAAGGCGCGCAAAGTGGTTGTCACCAAGGACGAAACCACCATTGTAGAAGGCGCGGGAGCTGGCGAAGATATCGAGGCGCGTGTCAAGCAGATTCGTCAGGAAATCGAAAACACCGAATCTGATTACGATCGCGAGAAACTGCAAGAACGCCTAGCCAAGTTGGCTGGCGGAGTCGCAGTTATCAAGTCGGGTGCGGCCACTGAAGTGGAAATGAAGGAGCGCAAGCATCGGATTGAGGACGCGGTTCGTAACGCGAAAGCGGCAGTTGAAGAAGGCATTGTCGCTGGCGGCGGGGTTGCCCTGCTGCAGTCCGGTCTGAAGGCTTTGGACAGCTTAAAGCTAGAGGGCGACGAGGAAACTGGCGCTTCTATCGTGCGGGTGGCGCTGTCCTCCCCGATGCGTCAGATCGCCGAGAATGCCGGTCTGGAAGGCTCGGTAGTGGCTGAACGGGTAGCGCATCTGCCTGCTGGCCAGGGCCTAAACGCTGCCAATGGCGAGTACGAGGATCTGCTCAAGAGCAATATCGCTGATCCGGTGAAGGTGACTCGTTCCGCTTTGCAGAACGCGGCCTCTATCGCGGGGATGTTCTTGACCACCGAAGCTGTGGTAGCTGACAAGCCAGAACCTCCGGCTCCCGCTGGTGGCGATGATGCTGCAGCAGCCGGTATGGGCGGAATGTACTAA
- a CDS encoding triose-phosphate isomerase family protein: MNKPVAAVSLKMYFSQSRTLQYCRELKSLIASEEGLIDNVRLAILPDFLAIPQAAEILKDTNIILGAQDLAYEDRGAFTGEVSGADLANFGVKVAEIGHAERRTIFREDDDMIAKKVAAAKRNNITPLLCIGEPEKTSPKQAAKLCIQQVRSALRYATPTEIWLGYEPYWAIGAAQPASPKYVSEICQNIREGLPELASLTILYGGSAGPGLITKLDNTIDGLFLGRFAHEPKAFLEVAKETTTRK, encoded by the coding sequence ATGAATAAACCAGTGGCTGCTGTAAGCCTAAAAATGTATTTTTCGCAATCGCGTACTTTACAATATTGTCGTGAATTAAAAAGTTTAATTGCCAGCGAAGAGGGTTTAATCGATAATGTACGCCTGGCGATCCTGCCGGACTTTTTAGCCATCCCCCAAGCGGCGGAAATTCTAAAAGACACTAACATTATCCTAGGTGCCCAAGATCTAGCCTATGAAGACCGAGGAGCCTTTACCGGTGAAGTTTCAGGAGCAGATCTAGCAAATTTCGGTGTCAAAGTAGCAGAAATTGGTCACGCGGAACGTAGAACCATTTTCCGTGAAGACGACGACATGATCGCCAAAAAAGTTGCAGCAGCTAAACGCAACAACATAACTCCCTTGCTATGCATAGGCGAACCCGAAAAAACCAGCCCCAAACAAGCAGCAAAACTATGCATCCAACAAGTACGCTCCGCATTAAGATACGCCACACCCACAGAAATATGGCTGGGATATGAACCCTACTGGGCTATCGGCGCCGCGCAGCCAGCAAGCCCAAAATACGTCTCTGAGATATGCCAAAACATCCGAGAAGGCCTACCCGAACTAGCCTCACTAACCATTCTCTACGGCGGCTCAGCAGGACCAGGACTAATAACCAAACTCGACAACACCATCGACGGACTATTCCTAGGACGCTTCGCACACGAACCCAAAGCCTTCCTAGAAGTAGCCAAAGAAACCACAACCCGAAAATAA
- a CDS encoding RpiB/LacA/LacB family sugar-phosphate isomerase, with protein MAKAEDLGHEVKDFGSDDPIYANVAVAVAEAVAAGEYDRGVVVCGTGIGVSIAANKVKGAYCACIADVYQAQRATLSNNANMIAIGSQVVGIKSAEVFLEEYLKNDFDPNSRSKDKVARICEYEAE; from the coding sequence ATGGCTAAGGCTGAGGATTTGGGGCATGAGGTTAAAGATTTTGGTTCCGATGATCCTATTTACGCTAATGTTGCGGTAGCGGTAGCCGAGGCCGTGGCAGCTGGTGAATATGATCGCGGCGTAGTGGTTTGTGGTACCGGTATCGGGGTTTCAATAGCGGCAAACAAGGTAAAAGGAGCTTATTGCGCTTGCATCGCTGATGTGTACCAGGCACAGCGAGCCACCCTTAGCAATAATGCAAACATGATTGCTATTGGTTCCCAGGTAGTAGGTATTAAATCTGCAGAAGTGTTTTTAGAGGAATATCTTAAAAACGATTTCGATCCTAATTCGCGCAGCAAAGATAAGGTTGCCCGAATCTGTGAATACGAAGCAGAATAA
- a CDS encoding aldo/keto reductase translates to MKYRRLGNSGLRVSVLGYGANNLGRKGSASENIAGAKKVVDAALDVGVTYFDTANVYGHEPGLSETLLGQALGKRRGDVVIATKFGLPMAGEPRELARGSRRYIMKQCEASLSRLGTDWIDLYYYHSPDTLTPIDETIDALDTLVDQGKIRYYGVSNTTGWQLADAWHHSRRGRLVATQNHYNLLDRRAEQEIVPAAQNFHLGLVPYYPLAAGILTGKYTQGVPKDARLKPGDPKLAAANIEVLREYQDFCSQRDMQQASVAIAWLASQSPVASIIAGATRPEQICANAQAVELELSGDDLAALDRIFPRPEKVALF, encoded by the coding sequence ATGAAATATAGGCGGTTAGGTAATTCTGGTCTTCGCGTTTCTGTTTTGGGATATGGCGCAAATAATTTGGGTCGAAAGGGATCGGCTTCTGAAAATATCGCAGGTGCGAAGAAAGTTGTGGATGCGGCGTTGGATGTAGGCGTGACCTATTTTGACACCGCAAATGTTTACGGGCATGAACCGGGACTATCAGAGACCTTGCTGGGACAGGCACTAGGTAAGCGGCGTGGCGATGTCGTGATTGCAACGAAATTTGGGTTACCCATGGCAGGAGAGCCTAGGGAATTAGCGCGTGGATCGCGTAGATACATTATGAAGCAATGCGAAGCATCTTTGTCTCGACTAGGTACTGATTGGATTGATCTTTATTACTATCATTCCCCTGACACCCTCACCCCAATCGATGAAACCATCGATGCGTTGGACACTTTGGTAGATCAAGGAAAGATTCGTTACTACGGAGTGTCGAATACTACTGGATGGCAATTGGCGGATGCGTGGCATCATTCACGTCGAGGGCGACTTGTTGCGACGCAAAATCATTACAATCTTCTCGATCGCCGAGCCGAGCAGGAGATTGTTCCGGCAGCGCAAAATTTTCACTTAGGCCTCGTTCCGTATTATCCATTGGCGGCAGGTATATTGACAGGAAAATACACTCAGGGAGTGCCCAAAGACGCCCGATTGAAGCCGGGAGATCCAAAACTTGCTGCAGCCAATATTGAGGTCTTGCGTGAATACCAGGACTTTTGCTCTCAACGCGATATGCAACAGGCATCAGTAGCAATTGCGTGGCTTGCTTCGCAGTCTCCCGTGGCATCTATTATTGCAGGTGCTACCCGTCCTGAGCAGATTTGTGCAAACGCCCAAGCTGTTGAGCTTGAGTTGAGTGGGGATGATTTAGCTGCGCTAGACAGGATTTTCCCCCGTCCCGAAAAGGTAGCGTTGTTCTAA
- a CDS encoding DeoR/GlpR family DNA-binding transcription regulator, whose product MDDEIEAKLAVPPTKQDLRRDAITERVLEIGSVRIDTLVDELGVSRMTIHRDLDALEARGVLRKSRGVVTAVASSLFEASTDYRLRQQSVEKRAIAKLAFELIEPGEAIVLDDSTTGLNLAELLPQKEPLTVITNFGRVLDMLGSKRGISLVSTGGEYYQLCDAYKGNLSLSALSQLSADTYFMSTPAISNGVCFHQQPELIQVKRAMFKCAKKRVLIADHTKFSKRALYSMMPISEFDFVISDAALSREHVTELRRSGVQLIIAKTRSGKTEIS is encoded by the coding sequence ATGGATGATGAGATTGAGGCAAAACTTGCTGTTCCACCAACAAAACAAGATTTGAGACGGGACGCTATTACTGAGCGCGTTCTTGAGATTGGATCTGTCCGCATCGATACGCTGGTTGATGAACTTGGCGTATCGAGGATGACGATTCACCGCGATCTGGATGCCTTGGAAGCAAGAGGCGTGCTGCGAAAATCTCGGGGTGTCGTAACTGCGGTCGCTTCGAGCCTATTTGAAGCGTCAACTGATTATCGTTTGCGGCAGCAGTCCGTTGAGAAACGTGCGATTGCCAAACTCGCCTTTGAGTTGATTGAACCCGGGGAAGCGATTGTGCTAGACGACTCGACGACAGGCTTAAATTTAGCCGAATTGTTGCCCCAGAAAGAACCTTTGACAGTTATTACTAATTTTGGGCGCGTACTCGACATGCTTGGTAGCAAGAGAGGCATCTCCCTTGTCTCTACGGGGGGAGAATATTACCAGCTGTGCGATGCCTATAAAGGTAACCTGTCGCTTTCGGCTTTGAGTCAATTGAGCGCAGACACCTATTTCATGTCGACACCTGCTATCAGTAATGGTGTGTGTTTTCATCAACAGCCTGAGTTAATCCAAGTTAAGCGCGCCATGTTCAAATGCGCGAAGAAGCGTGTGCTAATCGCTGACCATACGAAATTTTCTAAGCGAGCGTTGTATTCGATGATGCCAATCAGTGAATTTGACTTTGTAATTTCCGATGCAGCGTTAAGTCGCGAACATGTTACTGAACTTCGGCGAAGTGGTGTGCAACTAATTATTGCGAAGACGCGCTCGGGAAAAACTGAGATTAGTTAG
- a CDS encoding Tm-1-like ATP-binding domain-containing protein, with protein MNKKDKPVILCTGMCNTKGTEIQFVAEQVRANGGEPLIMDLSLGGSVDFADISNQEVGELASLDMDEVFAGPRADAIKKIGEAGAQMALKLHDEGRCDGIISWAGSVGSTTVSIAMRALPFGVPKILMTDMASSDVSGWLGNKDIFIVSPTAEQGITAVTSKIVTQACAGIVAMAKVDDPPIGRPLAAVTSYGTTTPTQMRITKFFNDHGWDCSTFHAVGVGATMEDLIRSGDITAVVDMTPGELTNNMYDSVYGTPKTWQGERMTAAPDMGIPNVVVPGGLDQCAYGAFETMKEEYVEDFRTGKRKGFRDTGKPYIHNENVTEMVPTIPEVIELSDFLADTLNGSKGPCAFVIPMRGWSAYDQEAALCTRERGWAEGNGDGPVWEPDEKHPQWSRRATAMLKRMWSKVDTNVVDLIWTDHHILDEEFADLLNTIVWDMINGEWEIGKYNNFSDKILNNKLTTL; from the coding sequence ATGAATAAAAAAGATAAACCCGTCATCTTGTGTACGGGGATGTGCAACACAAAAGGTACGGAAATCCAATTCGTTGCCGAACAGGTACGTGCCAACGGTGGTGAACCGTTGATTATGGATCTTTCGCTTGGTGGCAGTGTAGATTTTGCTGACATTTCCAACCAGGAGGTTGGCGAGTTGGCTTCTTTGGACATGGATGAAGTCTTTGCTGGTCCGCGAGCTGACGCGATTAAAAAAATTGGGGAAGCCGGCGCGCAAATGGCTCTCAAGCTACATGATGAAGGACGATGCGACGGTATCATTAGTTGGGCGGGTTCAGTAGGATCCACCACCGTTTCGATTGCGATGAGGGCGCTACCATTTGGGGTTCCCAAGATTCTGATGACCGATATGGCATCATCTGACGTGTCAGGATGGCTGGGTAATAAAGATATTTTCATTGTCTCGCCAACCGCTGAACAAGGTATCACTGCAGTGACCTCAAAGATTGTCACGCAAGCTTGCGCCGGTATTGTTGCCATGGCCAAGGTTGACGACCCGCCGATTGGACGTCCGCTTGCCGCTGTTACTAGCTATGGAACGACGACACCTACCCAGATGCGAATTACTAAGTTCTTCAACGATCATGGATGGGACTGCTCGACTTTCCACGCTGTGGGAGTTGGCGCCACGATGGAAGATTTGATTCGCTCCGGTGATATCACTGCTGTTGTAGATATGACGCCCGGTGAATTAACCAATAATATGTACGACTCCGTCTATGGAACACCGAAAACTTGGCAGGGAGAACGTATGACTGCTGCGCCGGATATGGGTATCCCCAATGTAGTTGTACCTGGAGGTTTGGATCAATGCGCCTATGGCGCGTTTGAAACCATGAAGGAAGAATATGTAGAGGACTTCCGCACCGGCAAGCGTAAAGGCTTCCGCGATACAGGTAAGCCTTACATTCACAATGAGAACGTCACTGAGATGGTTCCTACCATTCCAGAAGTTATCGAACTCTCTGATTTTCTCGCCGATACCTTGAATGGTTCTAAGGGGCCCTGCGCATTCGTAATTCCTATGCGCGGCTGGTCCGCTTATGACCAAGAAGCTGCCCTGTGTACGCGTGAGCGCGGCTGGGCAGAAGGGAATGGCGACGGGCCGGTTTGGGAACCCGATGAGAAGCATCCACAGTGGTCGCGCCGGGCAACTGCCATGCTGAAGCGGATGTGGTCGAAGGTCGATACAAATGTGGTAGATCTCATCTGGACAGATCACCATATTCTTGACGAAGAATTCGCTGACCTGTTGAACACCATAGTGTGGGACATGATTAATGGTGAATGGGAAATCGGAAAATATAATAATTTCTCCGACAAAATTCTCAACAATAAGCTGACTACACTGTAA